In the Magnetospira sp. QH-2 genome, one interval contains:
- the mutM gene encoding bifunctional DNA-formamidopyrimidine glycosylase/DNA-(apurinic or apyrimidinic site) lyase — MPELPEVETVRRGLAPALEGARLARVVLRRADLRFPFPQDLVTRLTGRRIQRLGRRAKYLLMHLDDGATLLCHLGMSGRYAVLEVPIPEPEAHDHMDLVTDAGICVRYTDPRRFGFVDWIAPGEANHHPMLREIGPEPLSNDFNGPMLAAALEGKRGPIKMALLDQKVVAGLGNIYVCESLFRAGLSPKRRAGTVTGKRAENLVAAIRDTLTQAIAAGGSTLNDHRQPDGDLGYFQHAFAVYGREGEACPGCTCDRAKTGGITRLVQSGRSTFYCAARQR; from the coding sequence ATGCCTGAATTGCCCGAAGTTGAAACCGTCCGTCGTGGCCTGGCACCGGCCCTGGAAGGGGCACGGCTGGCAAGGGTGGTGCTGCGCCGTGCCGACCTGCGCTTTCCCTTTCCCCAAGACCTGGTGACGCGCCTGACCGGGCGGCGGATCCAACGCCTGGGGCGGCGGGCCAAATACTTATTGATGCACCTCGATGACGGGGCGACCTTGCTATGCCATCTGGGCATGTCCGGGCGCTATGCGGTGCTCGAGGTGCCGATCCCCGAGCCGGAGGCGCATGACCATATGGATCTGGTGACCGACGCGGGGATTTGCGTGCGCTATACCGACCCCCGCCGATTCGGATTCGTCGACTGGATTGCACCGGGAGAGGCGAATCATCACCCCATGCTGCGGGAAATCGGCCCCGAACCGTTGTCCAATGATTTCAACGGACCCATGCTGGCTGCCGCTCTGGAAGGCAAGCGTGGACCAATCAAGATGGCCTTGCTGGATCAAAAGGTCGTGGCCGGGCTGGGCAATATCTATGTCTGCGAATCCCTGTTCCGCGCCGGTCTGTCGCCAAAACGCCGGGCCGGGACGGTCACGGGAAAACGAGCCGAGAACCTGGTGGCCGCCATTCGTGACACATTGACACAAGCCATTGCCGCCGGGGGCTCGACCCTGAATGATCATCGACAGCCGGATGGCGACCTGGGCTACTTCCAGCATGCCTTCGCGGTCTATGGTCGCGAGGGGGAGGCCTGCCCCGGATGTACCTGCGACCGGGCGAAAACCGGCGGCATCACCCGGCTGGTTCAGTCGGGGCGGTCGACTTTTTATTGTGCGGCGCGGCAACGGTGA